Proteins from a single region of bacterium:
- the fabF gene encoding beta-ketoacyl-ACP synthase II, with the protein MSRTVVVTGLGLVTPLGVGVEATWAALLAGVSGIGPVTRFDASELPCRVAGEVRDFDPGQWITGREQRRMDRFITLAVAAAMEAALHARLVVRDAIAPRVGVAIGVGLGGLPVIEASHRALLAGGPRRVSPYFIPAVIGNLAPGQVAMRLGARGPNLTTTTACASGAHAIGEAFEMIAADRADVMLAGGAEAAITPLAMAGFATMQALSRWDGPAAEASRPFEKRRSGFVMGEGAGVLVLEDEEHARRRGAKILARLRGYGASADAFHLTQPPDDGAGAQQAIRQALARARLAPEAVQHVNAHGTGTPQGDVAETRALRAVFGRHADALLVSATKGSTGHLLGAAGAVEAAFTVLALRDQTAPPTAHLDEPDPACDLDYVPHRARRAPIEVALSTSFGFGGTNAALLLERPAGSA; encoded by the coding sequence ATGAGCCGCACGGTGGTGGTGACCGGGCTCGGGCTGGTGACGCCGCTCGGCGTCGGGGTGGAGGCCACGTGGGCCGCGCTGCTCGCGGGCGTGTCGGGTATCGGGCCGGTGACGCGTTTCGACGCGTCCGAGCTGCCGTGCCGCGTCGCCGGCGAGGTGCGCGACTTCGATCCCGGCCAATGGATCACGGGCCGCGAGCAGCGGCGCATGGACCGCTTCATCACGCTCGCCGTCGCGGCGGCGATGGAGGCGGCGCTGCACGCGCGCCTCGTGGTCCGCGACGCGATCGCGCCGCGCGTCGGCGTCGCCATCGGCGTCGGGCTGGGCGGGCTTCCCGTCATCGAGGCGTCGCATCGTGCGCTGCTCGCCGGCGGGCCGCGGCGGGTGTCGCCGTACTTCATCCCCGCCGTCATCGGGAACCTCGCGCCGGGGCAGGTGGCGATGCGGCTCGGCGCGCGCGGGCCGAACCTCACGACCACGACCGCGTGCGCCTCCGGCGCGCACGCGATCGGCGAAGCGTTCGAGATGATCGCCGCCGACCGCGCCGACGTCATGCTCGCGGGCGGCGCCGAGGCGGCGATCACGCCGCTCGCGATGGCGGGCTTCGCGACCATGCAGGCGCTGTCACGCTGGGACGGGCCGGCGGCCGAGGCGTCGCGGCCGTTCGAGAAGCGGCGCTCGGGCTTCGTCATGGGCGAGGGCGCGGGCGTCCTCGTGCTCGAGGACGAGGAGCACGCGCGCCGCCGCGGGGCGAAGATCCTGGCACGGCTCCGCGGCTACGGCGCCAGCGCCGACGCGTTCCACCTGACCCAGCCGCCCGACGACGGCGCCGGCGCGCAGCAGGCGATCCGCCAGGCGCTCGCCCGCGCCCGGCTCGCGCCGGAGGCGGTGCAGCACGTCAACGCCCACGGCACCGGCACGCCGCAGGGCGACGTCGCCGAGACGCGCGCCCTGCGGGCCGTCTTCGGCCGCCACGCCGACGCGCTCCTCGTGAGCGCGACCAAGGGCTCTACCGGCCACCTGCTCGGCGCGGCGGGCGCGGTCGAGGCGGCGTTCACGGTGCTCGCGTTGCGCGACCAGACGGCGCCGCCGACGGCGCACCTCGACGAGCCCGACCCGGCCTGCGACCTCGACTACGTGCCGCATCGCGCGCGGCGGGCGCCGATCGAGGTCGCGCTGTCCACCTCGTTCGGCTTCGGCGGCACCAATGCGGCCCTGCTCCTGGAGCGCCCGGCGGGGAGCGCATGA
- a CDS encoding SDR family oxidoreductase: MSGLLAGRCGLVVGVATERSYAWHIARALQAQGAQLGFAVLPGERAVARATAAVAALGAPAALIQPCDVRSDADLDVLFAAWDAAFPRLDFVVHSIAFADREWLAAGRFTATPRAAFHDALDVSSYSLVALAQRARPRLAVQGGAIVAMSYLGGERVLPGYNVMGVAKAALECAMRYLAAELGADRIRVSCVSGGAFRTTAAMGIGGFRTLFDHGVAVAPLRRGVTGDDVGGTVAFLVSDLGAGITGEVVHVDCGLHALGPVPADPQTRV; the protein is encoded by the coding sequence ATGAGCGGGCTCCTCGCCGGGCGTTGCGGGCTCGTCGTCGGCGTCGCCACCGAGCGCTCCTACGCCTGGCACATCGCGCGCGCGCTCCAGGCGCAGGGGGCGCAGCTGGGCTTCGCGGTGCTGCCGGGCGAGCGCGCGGTGGCGCGTGCGACGGCTGCGGTCGCCGCGCTCGGCGCGCCGGCGGCGCTGATCCAGCCGTGCGACGTCCGCAGCGACGCCGACCTCGACGTGCTCTTCGCCGCCTGGGACGCCGCGTTCCCGCGCCTCGACTTCGTCGTGCACTCGATCGCCTTCGCCGACCGCGAGTGGCTCGCGGCCGGGCGCTTCACGGCGACGCCGCGCGCCGCCTTCCACGACGCGCTCGACGTCTCGAGCTACAGCCTCGTCGCACTCGCCCAGCGCGCGCGCCCGCGCCTCGCGGTGCAGGGCGGGGCGATCGTCGCGATGAGCTATCTCGGCGGCGAGCGCGTGCTGCCGGGCTACAACGTGATGGGCGTCGCGAAGGCGGCGCTCGAGTGTGCCATGCGCTACCTCGCCGCCGAGCTGGGCGCCGACCGCATCCGCGTCTCGTGCGTCTCGGGCGGGGCCTTCCGTACGACGGCGGCGATGGGCATCGGCGGGTTCCGCACGCTGTTCGACCACGGCGTCGCGGTCGCGCCGCTGCGCCGCGGCGTGACCGGCGACGACGTCGGCGGCACGGTGGCGTTCCTGGTGTCCGATCTGGGCGCGGGAATCACCGGCGAGGTGGTGCACGTCGACTGCGGCCTGCACGCGCTCGGCCCGGTGCCCGCCGACCCCCAAACGCGCGTTTGA
- a CDS encoding acyl-CoA dehydrogenase family protein, with protein MHLDLTPEQRKLRDEIREYFRGFVTPEYEAEIAATEGGGPLYTKALQKMGADGWLGVGWPKEYGGQGRTPIEQFLFFDEAWRANVLLPTLTIMSVSPMIMQHGSEEQKKFFLPKALAGEIHFCIGYTEPGAGTDLASLRTKAVRDGDEWVINGSKLFTSQAQYADYVWLAARTDPNAKKHDGISMFLVPTSSPGFKRTPLPTMGDVTTNATFYEDVRVPANALVGPENGGWWLIVGQLNHERVSLIPVGPTDRLLEDVTAWARRTELPGGTRVIDLPFVQHNLARVRAGVEVLRLLNWRQAWNLTRGEMNYAEASTVKVFGSEMYVQAYRLLMEVLGQAGAIKAGSPESVIQGRLERMYRAILIMTFGAGTNEVQREIIAMGGLGLPRAR; from the coding sequence ATGCACCTCGACCTCACCCCGGAGCAGCGGAAGCTCCGCGACGAGATCCGCGAGTATTTCCGCGGCTTCGTCACCCCCGAGTACGAAGCGGAGATCGCCGCGACCGAGGGCGGCGGGCCGCTCTACACGAAGGCGCTCCAGAAGATGGGGGCCGACGGCTGGCTCGGCGTCGGCTGGCCGAAGGAGTACGGCGGGCAGGGGCGCACGCCGATCGAGCAGTTCCTGTTCTTCGACGAGGCGTGGCGCGCCAACGTGCTGCTGCCGACGCTGACGATCATGTCCGTCAGCCCGATGATCATGCAGCACGGCTCGGAGGAGCAGAAGAAGTTCTTCCTCCCGAAGGCGCTCGCCGGCGAGATCCACTTCTGCATCGGCTACACCGAGCCGGGCGCGGGCACGGACCTCGCCTCGCTGCGCACCAAAGCCGTGCGCGACGGCGACGAGTGGGTGATCAACGGCTCGAAGCTGTTCACGAGCCAGGCGCAGTACGCCGACTACGTCTGGCTCGCGGCGCGCACGGATCCCAACGCCAAGAAGCACGATGGCATCTCGATGTTCCTCGTCCCGACCAGCAGCCCGGGCTTCAAGCGCACGCCGTTGCCGACGATGGGCGACGTCACGACCAACGCCACCTTCTACGAGGACGTGCGCGTGCCGGCGAACGCGCTCGTCGGCCCCGAGAACGGCGGCTGGTGGCTCATCGTCGGCCAGCTGAACCACGAGCGCGTGTCGCTGATCCCGGTCGGTCCGACGGATCGCCTGCTCGAGGACGTCACCGCGTGGGCGCGCCGGACCGAGCTGCCCGGCGGAACCCGCGTCATCGACCTGCCCTTCGTGCAGCACAATCTGGCGCGCGTGCGCGCGGGCGTCGAGGTGCTGCGGCTCCTCAACTGGCGGCAGGCGTGGAACCTGACGCGCGGCGAGATGAACTACGCCGAGGCGTCGACGGTGAAGGTCTTCGGCAGCGAGATGTACGTCCAGGCCTACCGCCTCCTCATGGAGGTGCTGGGGCAGGCGGGGGCGATCAAGGCCGGCTCGCCCGAGTCCGTGATCCAGGGGCGGCTCGAGCGCATGTATCGCGCCATCCTCATCATGACCTTCGGCGCCGGCACCAACGAGGTGCAGCGCGAGATCATCGCGATGGGCGGCCTCGGCCTGCCGCGCGCACGCTGA
- a CDS encoding acyl-CoA/acyl-ACP dehydrogenase — MDFGFSEEQTALRDLAKQILDDHCSHEKLKVIERDPDWFAHDAWSALGQASLLGVAIPESCGGSGLGFTELALLLEQVGASVAPVPAWGTLVLGALPIAAFGTPAQQERLLAPLAKGTGFVTTALTELPAEDPLHPGTTATRDGGGWRLEGVKDCVPAVNLGATMLIPARTGEETVGLFLVRPDANGVKTTAQIATNKEVLAEVRLADVRVGADDVLGDPTRGRDILAWLLPRAVAGLCAITLGVVERALRITARYTTERKQFDRPIGSFQAVHQRVGDAWIDVESIRLTAWQAVWRLEQGLPADDEVTIAKYLAGEAGHRVVYAAQHLHGGIGTDVDYPIHRYYLWQRALELTLGSGSRHLARLGSALAAA; from the coding sequence ATGGATTTCGGATTCTCGGAAGAGCAGACCGCGCTGCGCGACCTCGCCAAGCAGATCCTCGACGACCACTGCAGCCACGAGAAGCTGAAGGTGATCGAGCGCGACCCCGACTGGTTCGCGCACGACGCCTGGAGCGCGCTCGGGCAGGCGAGCCTGCTCGGCGTCGCGATCCCCGAGTCGTGCGGCGGCAGCGGGCTCGGCTTCACCGAGCTGGCGCTGCTGCTCGAGCAGGTGGGCGCGTCGGTGGCGCCGGTGCCGGCGTGGGGCACGCTCGTCCTCGGCGCGCTGCCGATCGCCGCCTTCGGTACGCCGGCGCAGCAGGAGCGCCTGCTGGCGCCGCTCGCCAAGGGCACCGGCTTCGTCACGACCGCGCTCACCGAGCTGCCGGCGGAGGACCCGCTGCACCCCGGAACGACCGCGACGCGCGACGGCGGCGGCTGGCGCCTCGAGGGCGTGAAGGACTGCGTGCCCGCCGTGAACCTCGGCGCGACCATGCTGATCCCCGCCCGCACGGGCGAGGAGACCGTCGGCCTCTTCCTCGTCCGCCCCGACGCCAACGGCGTGAAGACGACGGCGCAGATCGCGACCAACAAGGAGGTGCTCGCCGAGGTGCGTCTCGCCGACGTCCGCGTCGGCGCCGACGACGTGCTCGGCGATCCCACCCGCGGCCGCGACATCCTCGCCTGGCTGCTGCCGCGCGCGGTGGCGGGGCTGTGCGCGATCACGCTCGGCGTCGTCGAGCGGGCGCTGCGGATCACGGCACGGTACACCACCGAGCGCAAGCAGTTCGACCGCCCCATCGGCAGCTTCCAGGCCGTACACCAGCGCGTCGGCGACGCCTGGATCGACGTCGAGTCGATCCGCCTGACGGCGTGGCAGGCGGTGTGGCGGCTCGAGCAGGGTCTGCCGGCCGACGACGAGGTGACGATCGCCAAGTACCTCGCCGGCGAGGCGGGGCACCGCGTGGTGTACGCGGCCCAGCATCTGCACGGCGGCATCGGAACCGATGTGGACTATCCGATCCACCGCTACTATCTGTGGCAACGTGCGCTGGAGCTCACGCTCGGGAGCGGCTCGCGTCACCTGGCCCGTCTCGGCTCGGCGCTCGCGGCGGCCTGA
- a CDS encoding EthD domain-containing protein, translating into MIKLVFCLRRLPHLSRAEFQRYWLHQHGPLVRAHATALRVRRYVQLHTADTPLNAAIAASRGAPAEYDGVAELWWESADDLAAALASPEGRAGSLALLEDERRFIDLARSPLWLAEEHAVVPS; encoded by the coding sequence ATGATCAAGCTGGTGTTCTGCCTGCGCCGCCTGCCGCACCTCTCGCGCGCGGAGTTCCAGCGCTACTGGCTGCACCAGCACGGGCCGCTCGTGCGTGCCCACGCGACGGCGCTGCGCGTTCGCCGCTACGTCCAGCTCCACACCGCCGACACGCCGCTCAACGCGGCGATCGCCGCCAGCCGCGGCGCGCCGGCGGAGTACGACGGCGTCGCCGAGCTGTGGTGGGAGAGCGCCGACGACCTCGCCGCCGCGCTGGCCTCGCCCGAGGGCCGTGCGGGCAGCCTCGCGCTGCTCGAGGACGAGCGCCGCTTCATCGACCTCGCCCGCTCGCCGCTGTGGCTCGCCGAGGAGCACGCGGTGGTGCCGTCGTGA
- a CDS encoding DsbA family protein, with translation MSVPVRLVVWSDFLCPWCWVAATRLWRVVDAQEGRIELVWKSFLLRPQPDPSRTLEKFRAYTQTWARPAAEPDAPPFRVWEGDAGPPSHSVPPHLVAKAAALLGPAVERAVRARLFEAYFAQNHDVTHAETLVGIWDGLDLPRAAFARAGDEAILEAVVAEHNEAVALGLSGVPAVMLEGGDTAVPGALPYETYAAWVRRLLAA, from the coding sequence GTGAGCGTGCCCGTGCGGCTGGTCGTCTGGTCCGACTTCCTCTGCCCGTGGTGCTGGGTGGCGGCGACGCGGCTGTGGCGCGTGGTCGACGCGCAGGAGGGGCGCATCGAGCTGGTGTGGAAGAGCTTCCTCTTGCGCCCGCAGCCCGATCCGAGCCGCACGTTGGAGAAGTTCCGCGCCTACACGCAGACGTGGGCACGGCCGGCCGCCGAGCCCGACGCGCCGCCGTTCCGCGTCTGGGAGGGCGACGCCGGTCCACCGTCGCACAGCGTGCCGCCGCATCTGGTCGCCAAGGCGGCGGCGCTGCTCGGCCCCGCGGTCGAGCGGGCCGTGCGCGCGCGGCTCTTCGAGGCCTACTTCGCGCAGAACCACGACGTGACGCACGCCGAGACGCTGGTCGGCATCTGGGACGGGCTCGACCTGCCGCGCGCGGCGTTCGCACGCGCGGGCGACGAGGCGATCCTCGAGGCCGTCGTCGCGGAGCACAACGAGGCCGTGGCGCTGGGGCTCTCGGGCGTGCCGGCGGTGATGCTCGAGGGCGGCGACACGGCGGTGCCCGGCGCGCTGCCGTACGAGACCTACGCCGCCTGGGTCCGACGCCTGCTCGCGGCGTGA
- a CDS encoding GFA family protein, which translates to MSLAGGCFCGAVRYLAGGTPFDVTHCHCRDCRRVAGAPFVTWFSVRAGELRVDGTPVRLASSADVERTFCGRCGTPLTWRRRGHDAIDVTAASLDDPAAVTPADHTWTGQQLPWICLGDGLPRHERTRPAVVA; encoded by the coding sequence ATGAGCCTCGCGGGCGGATGCTTCTGCGGCGCCGTGCGCTATCTCGCCGGCGGCACGCCGTTCGACGTCACGCACTGCCACTGCCGCGACTGCCGGCGCGTCGCGGGCGCGCCGTTCGTCACCTGGTTCAGCGTGCGTGCGGGCGAGCTGCGCGTCGACGGCACGCCCGTGCGGCTCGCCTCGTCGGCCGACGTCGAGCGCACGTTCTGCGGCCGCTGCGGCACCCCGCTCACCTGGCGGCGCCGCGGCCACGACGCGATCGACGTCACCGCCGCGAGCCTCGACGACCCCGCCGCCGTGACGCCCGCGGACCACACCTGGACGGGTCAGCAGCTGCCCTGGATCTGCCTCGGCGACGGCCTCCCGCGCCACGAGCGCACGCGCCCGGCGGTGGTGGCGTGA
- a CDS encoding DNA-3-methyladenine glycosylase I: protein MSGYCAVAPGHPFHGPYHDREYGFPVRDETALFERLVLEINQAGLSWLTVLQKREAFRKAYDGFDVDKVARYGTHQKARLLRDAGIVRNKLKVDAAVENARRIRALRASHGSFADWLDAHHPRDRGDWVALFKKTFQFTGGEITGEFLLSTGYLRGAHAESCPVHAKILRAKPPWMRR, encoded by the coding sequence GTGAGCGGCTACTGCGCCGTGGCCCCGGGCCATCCGTTCCACGGCCCGTACCACGACCGCGAGTACGGCTTCCCGGTGCGCGACGAGACCGCGCTCTTCGAGCGTCTGGTGCTCGAGATCAACCAGGCGGGCCTCTCGTGGCTGACGGTCCTGCAGAAGCGCGAGGCGTTCCGGAAGGCGTACGACGGCTTCGACGTCGACAAGGTGGCGCGCTACGGCACGCACCAGAAGGCGCGCCTGCTGCGCGACGCAGGCATCGTGCGCAACAAGCTGAAGGTCGACGCCGCGGTGGAGAACGCCCGCCGCATCCGTGCGCTGCGCGCCTCGCACGGCTCGTTCGCCGACTGGCTCGACGCGCATCACCCGCGCGACCGGGGCGATTGGGTGGCGCTGTTCAAGAAGACGTTCCAGTTCACCGGCGGCGAGATCACCGGCGAGTTCCTGCTCAGCACCGGCTACCTGCGGGGCGCGCACGCCGAGAGCTGCCCCGTCCACGCGAAGATCCTGCGCGCGAAGCCGCCGTGGATGCGCCGCTGA
- a CDS encoding 2-hydroxychromene-2-carboxylate isomerase gives MVAPTPVEFWFEFASTYSYPAAMRIEAAAASAGVPLRWRPFLLGPIFKAQGWSDSPFNIYEAKGRYMWRDLARICARQGLCLTAPSRFPRNGLLAARVAAFGEDAPWLPAFVRGVYTANFADDREISEPAVLAELLRAVGLDPASTLAAAQEAPVKDHLRARTDEAIARGVFGAPALLVGDELFWGNDRIEDALAWATRHELPSVR, from the coding sequence ATGGTCGCGCCCACGCCGGTCGAGTTCTGGTTCGAGTTCGCCAGCACGTACTCCTATCCCGCGGCCATGCGCATCGAGGCGGCGGCCGCTTCGGCGGGCGTGCCGCTGCGCTGGCGGCCGTTCCTGCTCGGCCCGATCTTCAAGGCGCAGGGTTGGAGCGACTCGCCGTTCAACATCTACGAGGCGAAGGGGCGCTACATGTGGCGCGACCTCGCCCGCATCTGCGCGCGCCAGGGGCTCTGCCTGACGGCGCCGTCGCGCTTCCCGCGCAACGGGCTGCTCGCGGCGCGCGTCGCCGCCTTCGGCGAGGACGCGCCCTGGCTGCCGGCGTTCGTGCGCGGCGTCTATACGGCGAACTTCGCCGACGACCGCGAGATATCCGAGCCCGCTGTGCTGGCCGAGCTCCTGCGCGCGGTCGGCCTCGACCCGGCCTCGACGCTCGCCGCCGCCCAGGAGGCGCCGGTGAAGGACCACCTGCGCGCGCGTACCGACGAGGCCATCGCCCGGGGCGTGTTCGGTGCACCGGCGCTCCTCGTGGGCGACGAGCTCTTCTGGGGCAACGACCGCATCGAGGACGCGCTCGCGTGGGCGACCCGGCACGAATTGCCGTCGGTGCGATGA